A stretch of Corallococcus exiguus DNA encodes these proteins:
- a CDS encoding RtcB family protein produces the protein MQPKLNRLLRALAREGLDVAYDGRVYTVRLQADPHAPPAEVLLPPDLPVEGKALQQLAALAALHHPDGGRVKQVRATPDFHPGDSGVAIGSVVHTEGLVVPGAVGTDINCSMRLHVADIPVDAFLARRDAFVERMKGHYFFGTRDVAQGSRALEALLRDGLPGWLLETEGQPLGMAARMELGQLHRESDRVYLGGALEGDPAWAPTGLRREGVVRDPSLATIGGGNHFVEVQRVEAVVDRARAWAWGVREGQLAFMVHSGSRDMGKHVGRTWQERARAAWPTGAPHPGSGIFPLADPTKVREYLKAEATAANYAFLNRLLLAELVRQTLRELFGDVEAPLVYDVPHNITLPWEGGWLARKGACPAEEDQPVIIPGSMGATSYLMRGLGNAKALASASHGAGRAHSRFSMSRGGAKHREEDLGLTGVDCIALRAERRIEEAPAAYKPIGPVVASQVDADIIREVARLRPLMTFKA, from the coding sequence ATGCAGCCGAAACTGAACCGGCTCCTGCGGGCGCTTGCCCGCGAGGGGCTCGACGTTGCTTACGACGGTCGTGTCTACACGGTCCGCCTCCAGGCGGATCCCCATGCTCCCCCCGCGGAAGTCCTCCTTCCGCCGGACCTGCCGGTGGAGGGCAAGGCGCTCCAGCAGCTCGCGGCGCTCGCCGCGCTCCATCACCCCGACGGCGGCCGCGTGAAGCAGGTGCGCGCGACGCCGGACTTCCATCCGGGCGACTCCGGGGTGGCCATCGGGTCGGTGGTCCACACGGAGGGCCTGGTGGTCCCCGGCGCCGTGGGTACGGACATCAACTGCAGCATGCGCCTGCATGTCGCGGACATCCCCGTGGACGCCTTCCTCGCCCGCCGCGACGCCTTCGTCGAGCGGATGAAGGGGCACTACTTCTTCGGCACGCGGGACGTCGCCCAGGGCTCGCGCGCCCTGGAGGCGCTGCTGCGGGACGGCCTGCCCGGCTGGCTCCTGGAGACGGAAGGCCAGCCCCTGGGCATGGCGGCCCGGATGGAGCTGGGCCAGCTTCACCGTGAGTCCGACCGCGTCTATCTGGGCGGGGCGCTGGAGGGGGACCCGGCCTGGGCGCCCACCGGGCTGCGGCGGGAGGGCGTGGTGCGCGACCCGAGCCTCGCCACCATTGGCGGAGGCAACCACTTCGTGGAGGTGCAGCGGGTGGAGGCCGTGGTGGACCGCGCGCGGGCGTGGGCCTGGGGCGTGCGGGAGGGGCAGCTCGCGTTCATGGTGCACTCCGGTTCGCGGGACATGGGCAAGCACGTGGGGCGCACCTGGCAGGAGCGGGCGCGCGCCGCGTGGCCCACGGGAGCGCCGCACCCGGGGAGCGGCATCTTCCCGCTCGCGGATCCAACGAAGGTGCGCGAGTACCTGAAGGCGGAGGCCACGGCGGCCAACTACGCCTTCCTCAACCGGCTGCTGCTGGCGGAGCTGGTGCGGCAGACGCTGCGGGAGCTGTTCGGGGACGTGGAGGCGCCGCTCGTCTACGACGTGCCCCACAACATCACCCTGCCCTGGGAAGGCGGCTGGCTGGCGCGCAAGGGGGCCTGCCCTGCCGAGGAGGACCAGCCGGTCATCATCCCCGGCTCCATGGGCGCCACGTCCTACCTGATGAGGGGCCTGGGCAACGCGAAGGCCCTGGCGTCGGCCTCGCATGGGGCGGGGCGGGCGCACTCGCGCTTCTCCATGTCACGGGGAGGCGCGAAGCACCGGGAGGAGGATCTGGGCCTGACGGGGGTGGACTGCATCGCGCTCCGGGCCGAGCGCCGCATCGAGGAGGCCCCCGCTGCCTACAAGCCCATTGGCCCGGTGGTGGCCTCCCAGGTGGACGCCGACATCATCCGGGAGGTGGCCCGGCTGCGGCCCTTGATGACGTTCAAGGCATGA
- a CDS encoding bifunctional metallophosphatase/5'-nucleotidase — translation MAQGRGLLNRSSFLMRALRTGTFCLVGASSLMTACDSNDDPPVDPAPVDRSPRTLTLLQTSDLHTNIFPWDYFSGKADSKRGLAKVATLIKQERAKNPDCTLLVDTGDTIQGSPLGTYYAQVDNAPKHPMAAAMNELGYAAMAMGNHEFNYGQDVLNKFKGEANFPLLGANVRKSSDGSEAFTPYVMTTVCGVKVGILGLVTPGVATWERKDNIAGLRFDEPLETAKTYVPKMKQAGADVVVVAIHGGPDKQPTGSATSPESWLADYADATKWTDRGNLTAENQAVQIAQQVADVDVLLTGHTHQPIPKMLLKQENGREVLLTQPNRWGSHLADVQLNVTWNGERWGVDAHDSKLHAVDDTVAVDATVTQLTQAAHDTTVAYVNQKIGSTTAAFTGGFPGRYVDSALSDLLNIVQEEAAAEAGFPVDLSATALFSNDVALPAGDVTLRDAYSVYIYDNTLYVMEINGSILRRALEMNTLYFKQLDAANLPTKPEDAKATTPVVADYNWDLYSHIEYGYDLTKPAGSRLTHLRFKGEEVKDDQVFRIAVNNYRGGGGGGYSMFKEGRMLWSSADGVRDYVARYMQEHQNLSPDAVNTCNFTLAPDLYAKYFQATLGPAKCAPVVQ, via the coding sequence ATGGCACAAGGTCGAGGCCTCTTGAATCGCTCCTCCTTCCTGATGCGCGCGCTGCGCACCGGCACGTTCTGTCTCGTGGGCGCCAGCTCGCTGATGACGGCCTGTGATTCCAACGATGATCCCCCCGTCGACCCGGCTCCGGTGGACCGGTCGCCGCGCACGCTGACGCTGCTGCAGACCAGTGACCTGCACACCAACATCTTCCCGTGGGACTACTTCTCCGGAAAGGCTGACTCGAAGCGCGGCCTGGCCAAGGTGGCCACGCTCATCAAGCAGGAGCGAGCGAAGAACCCGGACTGCACGCTGCTCGTCGACACGGGTGACACCATCCAGGGCTCGCCGCTCGGCACCTACTACGCCCAGGTGGACAACGCGCCCAAGCACCCCATGGCCGCCGCCATGAACGAGCTGGGCTACGCCGCCATGGCCATGGGCAACCATGAGTTCAACTACGGCCAGGACGTCCTCAACAAGTTCAAGGGCGAGGCGAACTTCCCCCTCCTCGGCGCCAACGTGCGCAAGAGCTCGGACGGCTCCGAGGCCTTCACCCCGTACGTGATGACCACGGTGTGCGGCGTGAAGGTCGGCATCCTCGGCCTGGTGACGCCGGGCGTGGCCACGTGGGAGCGCAAGGACAACATCGCCGGGCTGCGCTTCGATGAACCGCTGGAGACCGCGAAGACGTATGTGCCGAAGATGAAGCAGGCCGGCGCGGACGTGGTGGTGGTGGCCATCCACGGCGGCCCGGACAAGCAGCCGACGGGCAGCGCGACCAGCCCGGAGTCGTGGCTCGCGGACTACGCGGACGCCACGAAGTGGACCGACCGCGGCAACCTCACCGCTGAGAACCAGGCCGTGCAGATTGCCCAGCAGGTGGCGGACGTGGACGTGCTCCTCACCGGCCACACCCACCAGCCCATCCCGAAGATGCTGCTGAAGCAGGAGAATGGCCGCGAGGTCCTCCTCACGCAGCCCAACCGCTGGGGCAGCCACCTGGCGGACGTGCAGCTCAACGTCACCTGGAACGGCGAGCGCTGGGGTGTGGACGCGCACGACTCGAAGCTCCACGCGGTGGATGACACGGTGGCGGTGGATGCCACGGTGACGCAGCTCACCCAGGCCGCCCACGACACCACGGTGGCCTACGTGAACCAGAAGATTGGCAGCACCACCGCGGCCTTCACGGGCGGCTTCCCCGGCCGCTATGTCGACAGCGCCCTGTCGGACCTGCTCAACATCGTGCAGGAGGAGGCCGCGGCGGAGGCCGGCTTCCCCGTGGACCTGTCCGCGACCGCCCTGTTCTCCAACGACGTCGCGCTGCCGGCGGGGGACGTCACCCTGCGTGACGCCTACAGCGTCTACATCTACGACAACACGCTGTACGTGATGGAGATCAACGGCTCCATCCTCCGGCGCGCGCTGGAGATGAACACGCTGTACTTCAAGCAGCTGGACGCGGCGAACCTCCCCACGAAGCCCGAGGACGCCAAGGCCACCACGCCTGTCGTCGCGGACTACAACTGGGACCTCTACTCGCACATCGAGTACGGCTACGACCTGACGAAGCCCGCGGGCTCCCGGCTCACGCACCTGCGCTTCAAGGGCGAGGAAGTGAAGGACGACCAGGTCTTCCGCATCGCCGTCAACAACTACCGCGGCGGTGGCGGCGGCGGGTACAGCATGTTCAAGGAAGGCCGCATGCTGTGGTCCTCCGCGGACGGAGTGCGTGACTACGTCGCGCGCTACATGCAGGAGCACCAGAACCTGTCGCCGGACGCGGTGAACACCTGCAACTTCACGCTCGCGCCGGACCTCTACGCGAAGTACTTCCAGGCCACGCTCGGCCCGGCGAAGTGCGCGCCCGTCGTGCAGTGA
- a CDS encoding 2,3-oxidosqualene cyclase produces the protein MRRARDMLAGTQAADGSWMGDYSGPLFLGPVFVAGLYVMGRTPEASVRDGMVAYMRAHQNPDGGWGLDVESPSLVFTSVLNYVAQRLLGVGADDPGLVRARAWFLPHGGPLGSASWGKFVLALLGLYEYEGLAPVPPELWLLPRGLPFHPSRLWCHCRMVYLPMGWLYGRRVRATETPLLAELRRELYPQRYADVDWKAARGRVARTDAYSPHGLGLRAVHRVLGLYERFHPKRLRERALEESLALIHGEDAATHFVCIGPISKVLDMVVCHVARPDGPEVRAHLERMPDYLQRTRKGITVNGYNSSQLWDTAFAVQALVASGESVWARDTLERAGRFLEAQQVLEDSPDAERHHRHPSRGGWPFSTRAHGWPISDCTAEALKACLLLEPLGLNRVPRERLEQAVAFILSLQNRDGGWATYERQRGPRWLERFNPSDVFAGIMVDPSYVECTSACIQALAAWRGAWPHAPVGQSIARGADFLRRQQRPDGGWEGSWGVCFSYGTWFGVTGLVASGAGTGDPALRKAVTFLKAHQREDGSWSETIQACRERRWVEGHTGHAVTTSWAVLSLVAAGEANAEATRRGVAWLRERQAADGQWPREPLAGVFSRTCAIHYDAYLRIFPLWALSLAERQAGDFKAREGSANPGSPSCPG, from the coding sequence ATGCGGCGGGCGCGCGACATGCTGGCCGGGACACAGGCCGCGGACGGCTCCTGGATGGGGGACTACAGCGGTCCGCTGTTCCTGGGCCCGGTGTTCGTGGCCGGGCTGTACGTGATGGGGCGCACGCCGGAGGCGTCCGTCCGCGACGGGATGGTCGCCTACATGCGTGCGCACCAGAACCCGGATGGAGGCTGGGGGCTGGACGTGGAGTCGCCCAGCCTCGTCTTCACGTCGGTGCTCAACTACGTCGCGCAGCGGCTGCTGGGCGTTGGCGCGGACGACCCGGGGCTCGTCCGCGCGAGGGCGTGGTTCCTTCCCCATGGAGGCCCGCTGGGCAGTGCGTCCTGGGGGAAGTTCGTCCTCGCCCTGCTGGGGCTCTACGAATACGAGGGCCTCGCGCCCGTGCCTCCGGAGCTCTGGCTGTTGCCGCGAGGGCTGCCATTCCATCCCTCCCGGCTCTGGTGCCACTGCCGCATGGTGTACCTGCCCATGGGCTGGCTCTATGGCCGCCGGGTCCGCGCCACGGAGACACCGCTGTTGGCCGAGCTTCGGCGCGAGCTGTACCCCCAACGCTACGCGGACGTGGACTGGAAGGCGGCGCGCGGACGCGTGGCCCGCACGGACGCCTACAGCCCCCACGGTCTGGGATTGCGCGCCGTGCACCGCGTGCTGGGTTTGTATGAGCGGTTCCATCCGAAGCGGCTGCGGGAACGCGCGCTGGAGGAGTCCCTGGCGTTGATTCACGGCGAGGACGCGGCGACGCACTTCGTCTGCATCGGGCCCATCAGCAAGGTGCTCGACATGGTGGTGTGTCACGTGGCGCGGCCGGACGGTCCGGAGGTGCGGGCCCACCTGGAGCGCATGCCGGACTACCTCCAGCGGACGCGGAAGGGCATCACGGTCAACGGCTACAATTCCTCCCAGCTCTGGGACACCGCCTTCGCGGTGCAGGCGCTGGTGGCCTCCGGAGAGTCCGTCTGGGCGCGGGACACGCTGGAGCGCGCGGGTCGCTTCCTGGAGGCGCAGCAGGTGCTGGAGGATTCGCCAGACGCCGAGCGCCACCACCGGCATCCGAGCAGGGGAGGGTGGCCCTTCAGCACGCGTGCGCACGGCTGGCCCATCAGCGATTGCACGGCGGAGGCGTTGAAGGCGTGTCTGTTGTTGGAGCCGCTCGGGCTCAATCGCGTGCCGCGCGAGCGCCTGGAGCAGGCCGTGGCGTTCATCCTGTCCTTGCAGAACCGGGACGGCGGCTGGGCCACCTACGAGCGGCAGCGGGGACCGCGCTGGCTGGAGCGGTTCAATCCCTCGGACGTCTTCGCCGGCATCATGGTGGACCCCAGCTACGTGGAGTGCACATCCGCCTGCATCCAGGCGCTGGCGGCGTGGCGCGGCGCATGGCCGCACGCACCGGTGGGCCAGTCCATAGCGCGGGGCGCGGACTTCCTGCGACGCCAGCAGCGTCCGGACGGCGGTTGGGAGGGCTCCTGGGGCGTGTGCTTCAGCTATGGCACGTGGTTCGGCGTCACCGGCCTGGTGGCCTCGGGCGCGGGGACCGGAGACCCCGCCCTGCGCAAGGCCGTCACGTTCCTGAAGGCCCACCAGCGCGAGGACGGCTCCTGGAGCGAAACCATCCAGGCCTGCCGCGAGCGCCGCTGGGTGGAGGGCCACACGGGCCACGCGGTGACGACGTCCTGGGCCGTGCTGTCACTGGTGGCCGCCGGCGAAGCGAACGCGGAGGCCACGCGCCGGGGCGTGGCATGGCTGCGCGAGAGGCAGGCGGCGGACGGCCAGTGGCCCCGAGAGCCCCTGGCCGGCGTCTTCAGCCGCACCTGCGCCATCCACTACGACGCCTACCTGCGCATCTTCCCGCTGTGGGCGCTGTCGCTCGCGGAGCGACAGGCCGGGGACTTCAAGGCGCGCGAAGGCTCTGCGAACCCAGGTAGTCCATCTTGCCCAGGTTGA
- a CDS encoding FAD-dependent oxidoreductase, protein MGDTEVVISGGGPAGCAVAAALSDLGWSVLLLDAGVDRHKQLAGELLHPPGVRDLRALGFGDVVDGWAAHPVKGFAVRFHAPERTLVLPYGRGVTGLSLEHAALTLPLLESVSRRRGVTLHTRARVTAVEHNCERGVRLRYSHAGTEHTVHARLLVAADGRASPVRRMLGIAEHHQRLSTMLGVTVDSACLTHPEHGHQFVGGAVHALAYTIQPGVARVMVDLPLGSTAQTLKEQPELLLALPSRLREAVLQALEQRPAVRMASNDDWLAETVWMGSAVLVGDAAACCHPLTASGMASCFHDARALQESLDRYPDHVARALEHYAHARRPAQRTRVALASALYSAFARQDEGMHALRMGLLHYWEHSPGGARASMALLSSEEPRMRVMAREYLRVVAHAFAAMLSSNGTGGSLRSAAPLLRSAGPPLRGTMASAVEQMGSWLHRRVRRPVYTLARAGWASPRRAFASNR, encoded by the coding sequence GTGGGGGACACCGAGGTGGTGATATCCGGGGGCGGGCCGGCGGGCTGCGCGGTGGCGGCGGCCCTCTCCGACCTGGGATGGTCCGTCCTGCTGCTGGACGCGGGCGTGGACCGGCACAAGCAGCTCGCGGGCGAACTGCTCCACCCTCCCGGGGTGCGGGACTTGCGCGCGCTGGGCTTCGGGGACGTCGTGGATGGCTGGGCGGCCCATCCCGTGAAGGGCTTCGCGGTGCGCTTCCATGCCCCCGAACGCACGCTCGTCCTGCCCTACGGTCGCGGTGTCACGGGTCTGTCGCTCGAACACGCCGCCCTCACCCTGCCCCTGCTGGAGTCGGTGTCGCGGCGGCGCGGCGTCACCCTGCACACCCGGGCCCGCGTGACGGCCGTGGAGCACAACTGCGAGCGCGGCGTGCGCCTGCGCTATTCGCACGCGGGCACCGAACACACCGTGCACGCCCGGCTGCTGGTGGCCGCGGACGGACGCGCGTCGCCCGTGCGGCGGATGCTGGGCATCGCCGAGCACCACCAGCGCCTCTCCACCATGCTGGGTGTGACCGTGGACAGCGCCTGCCTCACGCACCCGGAACATGGCCACCAGTTCGTGGGCGGCGCCGTGCACGCGCTGGCCTACACCATCCAGCCCGGCGTGGCGCGCGTGATGGTGGACCTGCCCCTGGGCAGCACGGCCCAGACGCTGAAGGAACAACCGGAGTTGCTGCTCGCCCTGCCCTCGAGGCTGAGAGAGGCGGTCTTGCAGGCGCTGGAGCAGCGGCCCGCGGTGCGAATGGCCTCCAACGACGACTGGCTGGCGGAGACCGTCTGGATGGGGAGCGCCGTGCTCGTGGGCGACGCCGCCGCGTGCTGCCACCCGCTCACGGCCAGCGGCATGGCGTCGTGCTTCCACGATGCCCGCGCCCTCCAGGAGTCGCTGGACCGCTATCCGGACCACGTCGCCCGCGCGCTGGAGCACTACGCGCACGCACGGCGGCCCGCGCAGCGCACCCGCGTCGCGCTCGCCTCCGCGCTCTACAGCGCCTTCGCCAGGCAGGACGAAGGCATGCACGCGCTGCGCATGGGCCTGCTGCACTACTGGGAGCACAGCCCCGGCGGCGCGCGCGCCTCCATGGCCCTGCTGTCTTCCGAGGAGCCCCGCATGCGCGTGATGGCCCGCGAGTACCTGCGCGTCGTCGCCCATGCCTTCGCCGCGATGCTCTCCTCGAATGGAACGGGAGGCAGCCTGCGGTCCGCCGCACCGCTGTTGCGCTCGGCCGGGCCACCCTTGCGAGGCACCATGGCGAGCGCGGTGGAACAGATGGGGAGCTGGCTGCATCGTCGCGTCCGCCGTCCCGTCTACACGCTGGCCCGGGCGGGCTGGGCTTCACCCAGGCGCGCCTTCGCATCCAACCGGTAG
- a CDS encoding glycosyltransferase: protein MNARNLAWTAAALGVLVHGHRELMAGLRRRQAPPMRRFEPPSVTVIRPIRGLDVDARENVRALLDLDYPGEWEVLFVFDSEDDPAFLPTREEVVTRPTRAKRVELIVAGEPPAGMTGKLNAMQVGVACSRCQLLAFSDSDTRPSPDVLTALVGALLEDGGTGATFAPIYAAADAPLAGDVGYGLLVNAWYGASVACTAAPDGALPFIMGQLMVFRRQALEAIGGVGCAAGQFVDDMYLGRRLHEAGWKNRVVHAPLRVVTGRLGLGAFLRIFRRWILFSEAGIPGSFARPHWVRGAVSWLSWGALATAVARRAWGPALLSALPIGFSVWSQLRLQRACHGPEVAPRHYWVPAVLPLLGAGVALSARLSREVDWRGRGYRLDAKARLGEAQPARASV, encoded by the coding sequence ATGAACGCGCGGAACCTCGCATGGACGGCGGCGGCGCTGGGCGTGCTCGTGCACGGACACCGCGAGCTGATGGCCGGCTTGCGGCGGCGTCAGGCTCCGCCCATGAGACGCTTCGAGCCACCCTCGGTGACGGTCATCCGGCCCATCCGGGGCCTGGACGTGGACGCGCGCGAGAACGTGCGCGCGCTGCTGGACCTGGACTATCCCGGCGAATGGGAGGTGCTCTTCGTCTTCGACAGCGAGGACGACCCGGCGTTCCTCCCCACTCGTGAAGAGGTGGTCACCCGACCGACGCGCGCGAAGCGGGTGGAGTTGATTGTCGCGGGCGAGCCACCAGCGGGGATGACGGGCAAGCTCAACGCGATGCAGGTGGGCGTGGCCTGCTCGCGGTGTCAGTTGCTGGCCTTCAGCGATTCGGACACGAGGCCCTCACCGGATGTACTCACGGCGCTGGTGGGAGCGCTGCTGGAGGATGGCGGGACGGGCGCCACGTTCGCGCCCATCTACGCGGCGGCGGACGCGCCCCTGGCGGGCGACGTGGGCTACGGGCTGCTGGTGAACGCGTGGTACGGCGCATCGGTCGCGTGCACCGCGGCGCCGGATGGCGCGCTGCCGTTCATCATGGGGCAGTTGATGGTGTTCCGGCGCCAGGCGCTGGAGGCCATCGGGGGCGTGGGCTGCGCCGCCGGGCAGTTCGTGGATGACATGTACCTGGGACGCCGGCTGCACGAGGCCGGGTGGAAGAACCGCGTCGTCCACGCGCCCCTGCGCGTCGTCACGGGGCGCCTGGGGCTGGGCGCCTTCCTGCGCATCTTCCGGCGGTGGATCCTCTTCTCGGAGGCAGGCATCCCCGGGTCCTTCGCGCGGCCCCACTGGGTGCGTGGCGCGGTGAGCTGGCTGTCATGGGGCGCGCTGGCGACGGCGGTGGCGCGAAGGGCCTGGGGCCCGGCGCTCCTGTCGGCACTGCCCATCGGCTTCTCCGTGTGGAGCCAGCTGCGGCTCCAGCGGGCCTGTCACGGGCCGGAGGTCGCGCCCCGGCACTACTGGGTGCCGGCTGTCCTTCCGCTGCTGGGTGCCGGTGTGGCGCTGTCCGCGCGGCTGTCTCGCGAAGTGGACTGGCGCGGCCGGGGCTACCGGTTGGATGCGAAGGCGCGCCTGGGTGAAGCCCAGCCCGCCCGGGCCAGCGTGTAG
- a CDS encoding phytoene/squalene synthase family protein: protein MKVQVASFCRTQLPRVSRTFALNIPLLPEPLDLAVTVAYLLCRIADTLEDESPGALHGALLDELGALVSLEPGWEARARSFARRARRALRDEVPPAEAELVSETSTVLETLASLPSWVHPPIARCVRTMTGGMNQIQRMHGGSGQVMGLPDLQATFMYCYYVAGVVGEMLTGLFVASSPRVAWREQRLMTRAPAFGRALQLTNILKDVREDLDRGSCWLPRDRMAAHGLTSSTLALPSLRANAVALMDELVAVARGELDVALEYSLALPVEEPGLRLFCLYPLFFAAATLDAVDGNPAVFEPEPVKIPRETVATLMRLTQERVDSDEALRALYASCSRASRSGEEAWS from the coding sequence ATGAAAGTGCAGGTTGCATCATTCTGTCGCACACAATTGCCCAGGGTTTCCCGGACCTTCGCGCTCAACATCCCGTTGTTGCCGGAGCCCCTGGACCTGGCGGTGACGGTGGCCTACCTCCTGTGCCGCATCGCGGACACCCTGGAGGACGAGTCCCCCGGGGCACTTCACGGTGCCTTGCTCGACGAACTGGGGGCCCTGGTGTCGCTGGAGCCGGGCTGGGAGGCCCGTGCCCGCTCCTTCGCGCGAAGGGCTCGGCGGGCCCTTCGGGACGAGGTGCCACCAGCGGAGGCCGAGCTGGTTTCAGAGACATCGACCGTGCTCGAAACCCTGGCCTCGCTTCCCTCCTGGGTCCACCCGCCCATCGCGCGATGCGTGCGCACGATGACCGGCGGCATGAACCAGATACAGCGGATGCATGGAGGAAGCGGGCAGGTCATGGGGCTGCCCGACCTCCAGGCGACGTTCATGTATTGCTATTACGTAGCGGGTGTTGTCGGCGAGATGTTGACCGGCCTCTTCGTCGCCAGCTCACCCCGGGTCGCCTGGCGTGAGCAGCGGCTCATGACGCGGGCGCCTGCCTTTGGCCGGGCCCTGCAGCTCACCAACATCCTCAAGGACGTGCGCGAGGACCTGGACCGCGGCAGCTGCTGGCTGCCCAGGGACCGCATGGCCGCGCACGGCCTCACGTCCTCCACGCTGGCCCTGCCTTCGCTCCGTGCGAACGCCGTGGCGCTGATGGATGAGCTGGTGGCGGTGGCGCGCGGGGAGCTGGACGTCGCGCTCGAGTACTCGCTGGCGCTGCCCGTGGAGGAGCCCGGTCTGCGGCTGTTCTGTCTCTACCCGCTCTTCTTCGCGGCCGCGACGCTCGACGCGGTGGATGGCAACCCGGCGGTGTTCGAACCCGAGCCCGTGAAGATTCCCCGGGAGACGGTGGCGACGCTGATGCGGCTCACTCAGGAGCGGGTGGACTCGGATGAAGCGCTGCGGGCGCTCTACGCCAGCTGCTCGCGGGCATCCCGGAGCGGTGAGGAGGCCTGGAGTTGA
- a CDS encoding DUF1993 domain-containing protein, translated as MYFETFSQMKKQLGQLSKWLETAEAHAKAKSFDPNLYLNFRLAPDQLPFVRQVQIGCDAVKLAASRLSGKAAPSNPDTEQTLEELSARVRSTIEYLDTFTGKDFEGAASRVVTHPRWEGQVMSGADYFLENAVPNFFFHVTHAYALLRHNGVNLGKMDYLGSQSLRAP; from the coding sequence ATGTACTTCGAGACCTTTTCGCAGATGAAGAAGCAGCTGGGGCAGTTGAGCAAGTGGTTGGAGACGGCCGAGGCCCACGCCAAGGCGAAGTCCTTCGACCCGAACCTCTACCTGAACTTCCGGCTGGCGCCGGACCAGCTCCCGTTCGTGCGGCAGGTGCAGATCGGCTGTGACGCCGTGAAGCTCGCGGCTTCGCGATTGTCAGGCAAGGCCGCGCCGTCCAACCCGGACACGGAGCAGACGCTGGAGGAGCTCAGCGCCCGCGTCCGCTCCACCATCGAGTACCTGGACACGTTCACGGGGAAGGACTTCGAGGGCGCCGCCAGTCGCGTCGTCACCCACCCCCGCTGGGAGGGCCAGGTGATGAGCGGCGCGGACTACTTCCTGGAGAACGCGGTCCCCAACTTCTTCTTCCACGTCACCCACGCGTACGCGCTCCTGCGTCACAACGGCGTCAACCTGGGCAAGATGGACTACCTGGGTTCGCAGAGCCTTCGCGCGCCTTGA
- a CDS encoding MarR family winged helix-turn-helix transcriptional regulator: MSAKTAPHWDPEAVPTFWINHASRLLMRRFEQRLRPLEFGMAYLPVVIALEEHGPLLQKQLAEYAHVEQPTMAALLTRMERDGLIQRQPHPDDKRATRISLSAKARERLPQAKEQLEEVADQATAGFSDRERATFMSLLRRVVDNLEPASGD, from the coding sequence ATGAGCGCGAAGACCGCCCCCCACTGGGACCCCGAAGCCGTACCGACCTTCTGGATCAACCATGCGTCCCGGCTGCTGATGCGCCGCTTCGAGCAGCGGTTGCGGCCGCTCGAGTTCGGGATGGCCTACCTGCCGGTGGTCATCGCGCTGGAGGAGCACGGGCCACTCTTACAGAAGCAGCTCGCGGAGTACGCCCACGTCGAGCAACCCACCATGGCCGCGCTCCTCACACGCATGGAGCGCGACGGGCTCATCCAGCGGCAGCCGCACCCGGACGACAAGCGCGCGACCCGGATATCGCTCTCGGCCAAGGCCCGGGAGCGCCTGCCCCAGGCGAAGGAGCAGCTGGAGGAGGTCGCGGATCAGGCGACCGCGGGCTTCAGCGACCGCGAGCGCGCCACGTTCATGTCGCTCCTGCGCCGGGTGGTGGACAACCTGGAGCCGGCGTCCGGGGATTGA